The Alkalihalobacillus sp. LMS6 genomic interval AATTGTGTTTCTGTCTCTTGTTTTGTCGGCATTAAATTTAAGATACATATTTTCAAAGGACGAATATCTTGTTGGTAAGCACGAGATTCATCCATAACAAATATATTCTCTTCTAATAGCTTTTTCTTTGCTGGTAAATGATCAGGAATTTTTATTGGCATAATGTCTCTCTCCTAAGCGGAAACTCCTTATTTTGATTTTTCCTTCATCTTACCGTATGAATTTTCTAATTTCAACAAAAGAGGAATGCTTTTCGCATTCCTCTTCATGACGTAATCGTAAACGCTCTTACGGTAAGTCTACTGGAAAAACAATTTGTCCGCCTCGAAAATGATCACTATAAACCAGTTCGAATGTCTCTTCTTTAGGAACGATAAAAGCAACTTCCCCTGAAACCGAACGTCCGCTATTTAATTGCCCACCAATAATCCCTTTCGTATCTACTTGATCCGTATGGCTATACGCATAATGATCGTCATCCATTAGCGTAAGATTTATTGGTAAAAAACTAATATTCGATT includes:
- a CDS encoding DUF4352 domain-containing protein encodes the protein MKSKILVLLSLLACLLIVMVFALESTNQSSTPTVSEQPVELETQELNGVFVTVNGVTVTEHNDDEQIVKVDLTAENTRESNISFLPINLTLMDDDHYAYSHTDQVDTKGIIGGQLNSGRSVSGEVAFIVPKEETFELVYSDHFRGGQIVFPVDLP